A section of the Leptotrichia buccalis C-1013-b genome encodes:
- a CDS encoding autotransporter-associated N-terminal domain-containing protein — translation MTNNLRKISQDLRAFAKRTKNFKYTESALIAFLMSGMLFTANNLFAALSEEESSIESQKRVISTSIKDMKKNFKKVKAENNKSIRSKNLELIQLMEQGDHVVKSPWNSWQYGENYFYNDWHGTYKGRGDKEKKYPYEGVFERGDRYERAVNPLSDKYEEMPLGSRKNAASSSQRMGLVSDSYGLVGVKPLLEPTVGFNVSVAIRPKQVLKGAITIADKTPATPAQPETIIFNAPNISVTAPAAPQVEPAQVTISSLTVTPPTLPSITLPTPLSFTPASPTVNVSIPTPNSLPTLNFTATGNGDESYMLGGGPGTWTYTKGASYYAPSDRAAVALMGQVSMSSGTVSYTDSGITINGNLTGSGSMGGSWSFSGTHSVTGFTGHALIKNTGDYTSNIDNTTITFNRSGGANYDAWLFHTDAHNSSVVSAFVLGSGTTINTTGNKSVVYTSQFHNGNLNAEFTNNGTIDMGGTENIVWVALNENARSRHKDNIFRNGGTIKLNSSKNTFAYIDMPTTIGAIGGSWGGKGVPAGGSAGGTNAGNSNGWEIISTGTLDIGGTQNTGIFINDSWKYWKAKIELAAGDKTKISGTKNIGTYFKGWADVSTSKLNMQMPGDENVGIYLEYAGTATDDEFKFTSASTLDSEGKKNVLIYNKASKANFGTNVNLKVNGKENVGIVNESAQDLVTAAKIETTKSSGEESIGIYSKGTGATTNTGNITMKAKKVKGIVADNSGTINNNGGTIAVEGDEVAGAIAMGNGTVNISTASPSNATTITVKGKSGLGLYAESGGTINAGDVAITSSGGAVNVYSNGGDIHLSKNNKKTTVNVGADSLGFMRTGSKKIIFDGATELNVATGGSGFYITTSPVPTTVSYPVNIATELTTGYSGLNNLTANMSADSNLVVASYAQANLSNLDLSGYGMTINGTGHKEFLLYRSKLTLDSPKTYNDYKKIALSSSSIINDTAIQTDNDGVKLMAQENDGGTNKWVTLENKKTIELGGKNSVAMYASDGTIKNHSGATITMKKEGSAAIFGKNTGKGDTEIINDGDIQIGEKSVGLFAEDYTEKNLENAGKIAIVGDSGIGMYYKAGTLTQDVTMENKSGAEISGTELGGATPATSVKRVGMYSEANSNSNKLTAKNSGDIKILGDGANSISDANIGMYTNATAAGTNPLENAGTIELGKYGIGMYGWELDTSGDITVGDGGVAIYSQGGDVNMVASGTKKIKVGKDARGVLIVGDGQTVTATNYEYEIGDGSYGFVNRNSGSTGNTFTISGGKATLGNKGKFIYSSDKNGNIINSTDMEMLSTATDGENYGIYATGTVTNSGKIEFTKGKGNVGIYSTEDGNIINSGNIELGESDAANKKYSIGIIAKPGKVTNSGTIKIGDSANSIDGKDGIGLFADSENGKNGEIINTGAITTEGDSTIGAYANASSKISLGAGGDITVKGDKTTGYYIDQGTGSSIDSGVSIDVTGDNANGVFVNKGGLTYEGDTTVTGDGAYGFVAGKNSTVTANGGSVTVSGASGSSKATTGTDGRGTAGVVALAGANLTGGKMNVDADVTDEGSVGIYSAGNLQIDKADIKAYNGAVNFFADNGGTISVGNNGGSSTVVTGTGTDKGSLLFYTPGGKVLINGPMTATIEGGTKATTRGTAFYYTGGGTLGNIASYTALTPGNVATWARTNYGDGTTSTLGNLTLNMQADSRLFLTQKVNMNLSNTSVSNLFSGLASTEKPTVGGSNDYRRFMLYQSHLNVDQAVNLDNPSDDYNLLEISNSSITNNSTITGTQDGQIGIAQENSDLATPKSTVTLINKGTIDLSGKNSAAIYGKNAIVVNDTAGIIKIAKSSTGLYGLRNTEIYNKGNISVGNKSTGMFYSDVFTDPVTSAVTIYDTETGLQNVGTITLDDEEGVGMTYEPGNITVAPVFENAGTITSTKDKNVGMYAKVAKNNISYDTVNSKVITFGDSASLADPNVAMYTNATGTGTNPLINNGDITIGKNAVGIYGFEEVNNKNITVGDGSVAMYSKGGTVDLNSGTIKVGKNEAVGVYTVGSGQQITNTGTAFDIEDTSFGFVNVGTGNTIESNISDVTLKNDSVYAYSNDNTGVIRNNTNLTAVGTSGNNYGIYAAGTIENSANIDFNTGIGNVGVYSVNNGLARNSGTISVGASDPINKVFSVAMAAGYIGDSSTPATTGNIENNGTINVNGKYSIGMYGVGEGTTVTNNHDIILNANSTIGIYVEEGAKAINNGIIKTGTSGLSGVTGVVLSKNSTLENNNTIDIDSRSGVGVYLKGGTIINRGTINVAGKGAVEEYDMTKNATSKPMGDVIIDAPAGSPTAKIIVAGKGEVQPTLVTTTAENPITVSASSIGLYVDTSSKNYTRSIDNLGALTSEADLIIGVEAAENTSSKYIQINDRNILDTYNRTIVYGGVSKWNVYSGALTWMATPTLDPDTGEITNLYMAKASYTNWATNSKVTPTKVTDTYNFADGLEQRYGIKALGTRENQIYQKLNSIGNNEEILLYQAFDEMMGHQYGNLQQRINATGNLLDKEFNHLRKDWRKPSKQNSKIKVFGMRDEYNSDTAGVINYTSNAYGVAYVHENDTVKLGNSSGWYAGAVTNRFRFKDIGNSRENQTILKAGIFKTMSPSGDYNGSLRWTVSGDMFAGINDMKRRYLVVDEIFQAKSDYYSYGAAIKNELGYDIRLSQRTHLRPYGALKMEYGRFNNIKEDRGEMRLEVKGNDYFSVKPEVGMEFRYVQPLAVRTNLSVGLTAAYENELGKVGENNNKARVRYTSADWFGIRGEKDDRKGSGKFDLNIGVDNTRFGVTANIGYDTKGKNTRGGIGFRAVY, via the coding sequence AAGGAGTTTTTGAAAGAGGAGACAGATATGAGAGAGCTGTAAATCCATTAAGTGACAAATATGAAGAAATGCCACTTGGATCAAGAAAAAACGCTGCTTCAAGCTCACAAAGAATGGGACTTGTTTCAGACTCATACGGACTTGTGGGAGTAAAACCTCTTTTAGAGCCAACAGTAGGATTTAACGTAAGTGTGGCGATAAGACCGAAACAAGTGCTGAAAGGGGCAATAACAATTGCGGATAAAACACCTGCAACACCTGCACAGCCAGAAACAATAATTTTTAACGCGCCTAATATAAGCGTAACAGCGCCAGCAGCGCCACAAGTGGAACCTGCACAAGTTACAATAAGCTCGTTGACAGTAACACCTCCGACGCTGCCTAGTATTACGTTGCCAACGCCACTTTCGTTTACACCGGCTTCACCAACAGTAAATGTAAGTATTCCAACTCCAAATTCTTTGCCAACGCTAAATTTTACAGCAACAGGTAATGGAGATGAATCATATATGTTAGGTGGAGGTCCTGGGACATGGACTTATACAAAAGGGGCTTCATATTATGCTCCAAGTGACAGGGCGGCAGTTGCACTTATGGGTCAGGTAAGTATGAGTTCGGGAACAGTTAGCTACACGGATTCAGGTATTACTATAAATGGAAATTTGACTGGATCAGGTTCAATGGGTGGAAGCTGGAGTTTTAGTGGAACTCATAGCGTAACAGGATTTACTGGACATGCGCTTATAAAAAATACTGGAGATTATACTTCAAATATAGACAATACAACTATAACCTTTAACAGATCGGGAGGTGCTAATTATGATGCATGGCTATTTCACACGGATGCCCATAATAGCAGCGTAGTATCTGCATTTGTCCTAGGAAGTGGAACAACAATTAATACAACGGGTAATAAATCTGTTGTATATACTTCTCAATTTCATAATGGAAATTTAAATGCTGAATTTACAAATAATGGAACTATTGATATGGGAGGTACTGAGAATATTGTATGGGTAGCATTGAATGAAAATGCAAGAAGCAGACATAAAGACAATATTTTCAGAAATGGCGGAACAATAAAGCTGAACAGTTCTAAAAATACGTTTGCATATATAGATATGCCGACTACTATAGGAGCTATTGGTGGAAGCTGGGGTGGAAAAGGAGTTCCAGCAGGTGGTTCTGCAGGTGGAACTAATGCAGGTAATAGTAACGGTTGGGAAATAATAAGTACAGGAACGTTAGATATAGGCGGGACTCAGAATACAGGAATATTTATAAATGACAGCTGGAAATACTGGAAGGCTAAGATTGAGCTTGCTGCTGGAGATAAAACTAAAATTTCGGGAACTAAAAATATAGGAACATATTTTAAAGGCTGGGCAGATGTCTCTACTTCAAAACTTAATATGCAAATGCCTGGAGATGAAAATGTGGGAATATACCTTGAATACGCAGGTACAGCAACAGATGATGAGTTTAAGTTCACAAGCGCTTCAACATTAGATTCAGAAGGCAAGAAAAATGTTTTGATATACAATAAGGCCAGTAAGGCTAATTTTGGAACAAATGTTAATTTAAAAGTTAATGGAAAAGAAAATGTTGGGATTGTTAATGAATCTGCACAAGATTTAGTAACTGCCGCAAAAATTGAAACCACAAAAAGCTCTGGGGAAGAATCAATTGGAATATACTCAAAAGGGACAGGTGCAACTACTAATACTGGAAATATAACTATGAAGGCTAAAAAAGTAAAAGGTATTGTAGCTGATAACTCAGGAACTATTAACAATAATGGTGGAACTATTGCTGTGGAAGGAGATGAGGTTGCAGGTGCAATTGCGATGGGGAATGGAACTGTAAATATTTCGACAGCTTCACCAAGCAATGCAACAACGATTACAGTAAAAGGAAAATCAGGACTCGGACTTTATGCAGAAAGCGGCGGTACAATTAATGCAGGTGATGTAGCAATTACAAGTTCTGGAGGTGCCGTAAATGTTTATTCTAATGGTGGGGATATTCATTTAAGCAAAAACAATAAAAAGACTACAGTAAATGTAGGAGCTGATTCACTTGGATTTATGAGAACGGGAAGTAAAAAGATAATATTTGATGGTGCTACAGAACTTAATGTTGCCACAGGCGGATCAGGATTTTATATAACAACATCTCCAGTTCCAACGACAGTTTCGTATCCTGTAAACATTGCTACAGAACTTACTACTGGATATTCGGGACTGAATAACTTGACTGCAAATATGAGTGCAGACTCGAACTTGGTAGTTGCTTCGTATGCACAAGCTAATTTATCTAATTTGGATCTTTCGGGATATGGTATGACTATAAATGGTACTGGGCATAAAGAATTTTTGTTGTACAGAAGTAAATTGACTCTTGATTCTCCAAAGACTTATAATGATTACAAAAAAATAGCATTATCCAGTTCATCAATTATTAATGATACAGCTATACAGACAGATAATGATGGTGTAAAACTTATGGCACAAGAAAATGATGGCGGTACTAATAAGTGGGTAACTCTGGAAAATAAGAAAACTATTGAACTAGGCGGAAAAAATTCGGTTGCGATGTATGCAAGTGATGGTACTATAAAAAATCATTCGGGTGCAACTATCACAATGAAAAAAGAAGGATCTGCCGCAATCTTTGGAAAGAATACAGGAAAAGGTGATACAGAGATTATAAATGATGGAGATATCCAGATTGGAGAAAAATCTGTAGGACTTTTTGCTGAAGATTATACTGAAAAGAATCTTGAAAATGCAGGTAAAATTGCTATTGTTGGAGACAGCGGAATCGGAATGTACTACAAGGCAGGAACTTTGACGCAAGATGTAACAATGGAAAATAAATCTGGAGCGGAGATTAGTGGAACTGAATTAGGTGGAGCAACTCCAGCGACATCTGTAAAAAGAGTTGGAATGTATTCAGAAGCTAATAGTAACAGTAACAAACTAACAGCTAAAAACTCAGGAGATATAAAAATTCTTGGAGATGGAGCAAATTCCATAAGTGATGCTAATATAGGAATGTATACGAATGCAACTGCAGCAGGAACGAATCCATTGGAAAATGCAGGAACGATTGAACTTGGAAAATATGGAATCGGAATGTATGGATGGGAGCTGGATACCAGCGGAGATATTACAGTCGGAGATGGTGGAGTTGCCATTTATTCACAAGGCGGAGATGTCAATATGGTTGCGTCTGGAACTAAAAAGATAAAAGTTGGGAAAGATGCAAGAGGAGTTCTTATTGTAGGAGATGGTCAGACTGTTACAGCCACTAACTATGAATATGAAATTGGAGATGGGTCTTACGGATTTGTTAATAGAAATTCGGGATCAACAGGAAATACATTTACAATAAGTGGTGGAAAGGCTACATTAGGAAACAAAGGTAAATTTATTTACTCAAGTGATAAAAACGGAAATATCATAAACTCAACAGATATGGAAATGCTAAGTACTGCAACTGATGGAGAAAACTACGGTATTTATGCTACAGGAACTGTAACTAACAGCGGGAAAATAGAATTTACTAAAGGTAAAGGGAATGTAGGTATTTATTCTACAGAAGATGGAAACATAATAAACAGTGGAAATATTGAACTGGGAGAATCTGACGCTGCAAACAAAAAATACAGTATAGGAATTATAGCAAAACCTGGAAAAGTTACAAACAGCGGAACTATCAAGATTGGAGATTCAGCTAATTCAATTGACGGAAAAGACGGAATTGGGCTGTTTGCAGACAGTGAAAACGGGAAAAATGGAGAAATCATAAATACAGGAGCGATAACTACTGAAGGAGATTCAACAATTGGTGCTTATGCAAATGCAAGTTCAAAAATTAGTCTTGGTGCAGGTGGAGATATTACTGTAAAGGGAGATAAGACTACTGGATACTATATCGATCAAGGTACAGGAAGCAGCATTGATTCAGGTGTAAGCATAGATGTAACAGGAGATAATGCTAATGGTGTATTTGTAAATAAAGGTGGACTGACATACGAAGGGGATACGACTGTAACAGGTGATGGAGCTTACGGATTTGTTGCAGGTAAAAATTCTACTGTAACTGCTAATGGCGGAAGCGTTACCGTGTCAGGCGCTTCGGGATCTTCAAAAGCTACAACTGGAACTGATGGAAGAGGAACTGCAGGAGTTGTTGCATTGGCAGGGGCAAATCTGACTGGTGGAAAAATGAATGTAGATGCCGATGTTACAGATGAAGGTTCTGTAGGAATATATTCAGCTGGAAATCTTCAAATTGACAAGGCTGATATAAAAGCATACAATGGAGCAGTAAACTTCTTTGCTGATAATGGAGGAACTATCTCTGTTGGAAATAATGGTGGCTCAAGCACAGTTGTAACAGGAACTGGTACTGACAAGGGATCACTTCTGTTCTATACTCCTGGAGGAAAAGTACTTATAAACGGGCCTATGACCGCTACTATTGAAGGTGGAACTAAAGCTACTACCCGTGGTACTGCATTCTACTATACTGGTGGAGGGACATTAGGAAATATCGCTTCTTATACGGCATTGACACCTGGGAACGTTGCAACTTGGGCAAGAACTAACTATGGAGACGGTACAACAAGTACGCTTGGCAACTTGACATTAAATATGCAGGCTGATTCAAGACTGTTCCTGACTCAAAAAGTTAATATGAATTTGTCAAATACGTCAGTTTCAAATTTGTTTAGCGGTCTTGCCTCAACAGAAAAGCCGACAGTAGGAGGAAGCAACGATTATAGAAGATTTATGCTTTATCAAAGTCATTTGAATGTAGATCAGGCAGTAAATCTGGATAATCCAAGCGATGACTACAATCTGCTTGAAATCTCAAACTCAAGCATAACTAACAATAGCACGATAACAGGAACTCAAGATGGGCAAATTGGTATTGCGCAGGAAAACTCAGATCTGGCTACACCAAAATCTACAGTAACACTTATAAATAAAGGAACTATAGATTTGTCTGGTAAAAACTCAGCTGCAATTTATGGGAAAAATGCCATTGTTGTAAATGATACTGCAGGTATCATAAAGATAGCAAAAAGCTCGACAGGGCTATATGGATTGAGAAATACAGAGATTTATAACAAAGGAAATATCTCGGTAGGAAATAAATCGACAGGAATGTTCTATTCAGACGTATTTACAGATCCAGTAACAAGTGCCGTAACAATATACGATACAGAAACAGGGCTTCAAAATGTAGGTACAATAACTCTTGATGACGAAGAAGGAGTTGGAATGACATACGAACCTGGAAATATAACTGTTGCGCCAGTATTTGAAAATGCGGGGACAATTACAAGTACAAAAGATAAGAATGTCGGAATGTATGCAAAAGTCGCAAAAAATAATATTTCATACGACACAGTAAACAGCAAAGTAATCACATTTGGAGATTCTGCTTCGCTTGCTGACCCTAATGTGGCAATGTATACAAATGCAACTGGAACTGGTACAAATCCGCTTATAAATAATGGAGATATAACAATTGGAAAAAATGCCGTTGGAATATATGGATTTGAAGAAGTGAACAATAAAAACATAACTGTAGGCGATGGATCTGTCGCAATGTACTCTAAAGGAGGAACTGTTGACTTAAATTCAGGGACAATTAAGGTTGGAAAAAATGAAGCTGTTGGAGTGTATACAGTTGGGAGCGGACAGCAGATTACGAATACAGGAACAGCATTTGACATAGAGGATACTTCGTTCGGATTTGTAAATGTTGGAACAGGGAATACAATTGAAAGCAATATTTCAGATGTGACACTGAAGAATGATTCAGTTTATGCATATTCAAATGATAATACTGGAGTAATTAGAAATAATACAAATTTGACAGCAGTAGGTACGAGTGGAAATAATTATGGTATTTATGCTGCTGGGACAATTGAAAATAGTGCGAACATTGATTTTAATACAGGAATTGGAAACGTTGGAGTTTATTCTGTAAATAATGGACTTGCTAGAAATAGTGGTACAATATCTGTTGGAGCCTCTGATCCAATTAACAAGGTATTCAGTGTTGCAATGGCCGCTGGATATATAGGAGATTCAAGTACGCCTGCAACTACTGGAAATATTGAGAACAACGGAACGATCAATGTAAATGGAAAATACAGTATTGGAATGTATGGTGTTGGAGAAGGAACAACTGTTACAAATAATCATGATATTATTTTGAATGCCAATAGTACAATAGGTATTTACGTTGAAGAAGGTGCAAAGGCTATAAATAATGGAATAATAAAAACTGGAACAAGTGGTTTGTCAGGAGTTACTGGAGTTGTACTAAGTAAGAATTCAACGCTTGAAAACAACAATACAATAGATATTGATTCAAGATCAGGAGTTGGAGTATATCTAAAAGGTGGAACGATAATAAACAGAGGTACTATAAATGTTGCTGGAAAAGGTGCAGTGGAAGAATATGATATGACTAAAAATGCCACATCAAAACCTATGGGTGATGTAATAATTGACGCACCTGCAGGATCACCAACAGCTAAAATTATAGTAGCTGGAAAAGGTGAAGTTCAACCTACATTAGTCACAACTACAGCAGAAAACCCAATAACAGTATCAGCTTCAAGTATAGGACTTTATGTTGATACTTCAAGCAAAAATTACACACGGTCAATTGACAACTTGGGAGCATTGACAAGTGAAGCTGATTTAATAATAGGAGTAGAAGCGGCAGAAAATACATCAAGCAAATATATTCAAATAAATGACAGAAATATTTTGGATACATACAATAGAACAATTGTTTATGGTGGAGTTTCAAAATGGAATGTCTATTCAGGAGCATTAACTTGGATGGCTACACCGACTCTTGATCCTGATACAGGAGAAATCACAAATCTCTATATGGCTAAGGCTTCGTATACAAACTGGGCTACAAATAGTAAGGTAACTCCAACAAAAGTTACAGATACGTATAATTTTGCTGATGGATTGGAACAAAGATACGGTATAAAAGCTCTGGGAACAAGAGAAAACCAAATCTATCAAAAATTAAATTCAATCGGAAACAATGAGGAAATACTATTATATCAAGCATTTGATGAAATGATGGGACATCAGTATGGAAATCTGCAACAAAGAATTAATGCAACAGGAAACCTTCTGGACAAGGAATTCAATCATCTTAGAAAAGACTGGAGAAAGCCATCTAAACAGAACAGCAAAATAAAAGTATTTGGCATGAGAGATGAGTATAATTCAGATACTGCAGGAGTTATCAATTATACAAGTAATGCTTATGGAGTGGCATATGTTCACGAAAACGATACCGTTAAACTTGGAAATTCTAGTGGATGGTATGCAGGAGCTGTAACAAACAGATTTAGGTTCAAAGATATTGGAAATTCAAGAGAAAATCAGACAATATTAAAAGCCGGAATATTTAAGACAATGTCGCCTTCCGGAGATTATAACGGTTCATTGAGATGGACAGTTTCAGGAGATATGTTTGCTGGGATTAATGATATGAAACGTAGATATCTAGTTGTCGATGAGATATTTCAGGCCAAATCGGATTATTATTCTTATGGTGCTGCGATAAAGAATGAACTTGGATATGATATAAGATTGAGCCAGAGAACACATTTACGTCCTTATGGAGCATTAAAGATGGAATACGGAAGATTTAACAACATAAAAGAAGACAGAGGGGAAATGCGTCTAGAAGTAAAAGGAAACGACTACTTTTCAGTTAAACCTGAAGTTGGAATGGAATTCAGATATGTTCAGCCATTGGCAGTAAGAACAAATTTATCGGTAGGATTGACAGCAGCTTATGAAAATGAATTAGGAAAAGTTGGAGAAAATAACAACAAGGCAAGAGTGAGATATACAAGTGCCGACTGGTTTGGAATAAGAGGTGAAAAGGATGACAGAAAAGGAAGCGGTAAGTTTGACTTGAATATTGGAGTTGATAATACAAGATTTGGAGTAACTGCTAATATTGGATATGATACGAAAGGGAAAAATACTCGAGGTGGAATAGGTTTCAGAGCTGTTTATTAA
- a CDS encoding AAA family ATPase, translating into MEYSERSKFLSIIRINCYYIEEILENRDPVTLFIRPRRFGKTLNISMLKYFFDVENNKHENRKLFKNLKISKTEKERSSKDRDIKNILKLEIAFYDCQ; encoded by the coding sequence ATGGAGTACAGTGAAAGAAGTAAATTTTTAAGTATTATACGAATAAATTGCTATTATATAGAAGAAATACTTGAAAATCGAGATCCTGTAACACTTTTTATAAGACCAAGAAGATTTGGAAAAACTTTAAATATATCAATGCTTAAATATTTTTTTGATGTTGAAAATAATAAACATGAGAACAGAAAACTTTTTAAAAATTTAAAAATATCTAAAACTGAAAAAGAGAGGAGTTCAAAGGATAGAGACATAAAGAATATCTTGAAACTTGAGATAGCATTTTATGATTGTCAGTAA
- a CDS encoding ImmA/IrrE family metallo-endopeptidase, protein MKVQNIIFGYVLISILLKTIRNILVMKNYIKKQIRILMILHNTKDIYVLCEHYKIYILYGNFDLKGAFFIDENNTSFIFLRKGLSPQEEINILIHEFGHFMLHKQYLLNRRS, encoded by the coding sequence ATGAAAGTTCAAAATATTATTTTCGGATATGTTCTAATTTCAATATTATTAAAAACTATAAGAAACATTTTAGTTATGAAAAACTATATAAAAAAACAAATAAGGATTTTAATGATTCTCCATAATACAAAAGATATTTATGTTTTATGTGAACATTACAAAATTTATATATTATACGGTAATTTTGATTTAAAAGGTGCTTTTTTCATTGATGAAAACAATACAAGTTTCATTTTTTTAAGAAAAGGGTTATCTCCCCAAGAAGAAATTAATATTCTGATACATGAATTTGGACATTTTATGTTACACAAGCAATATTTATTAAACCGGAGAAGCTGA
- a CDS encoding autotransporter domain-containing protein: MKRRYLVVDEIFQVKFDYHSYGAAIKNELGYDIRMSKRIHLRPHGNLKMEYGRFNNRGEIRLEVKGNDYFSIKPEIWKYKQQNKSKSKRYTR; this comes from the coding sequence ATGAAACGTAGATACTTAGTTGTAGATGAAATATTCCAGGTTAAGTTTGATTATCATTCATATGGTGCAGCAATTAAAAATGAATTAGGATATGATATAAGAATGAGCAAAAGAATACATCTAAGACCACATGGAAACTTAAAAATGGAATATGGAAGATTTAATAACAGGGGAGAAATACGTCTGGAAGTAAAAGGAAATGATTATTTCTCAATAAAACCAGAAATCTGGAAGTATAAACAACAAAACAAAAGTAAAAGTAAAAGGTACACAAGGTAG